From the Mycobacterium sp. DL592 genome, the window CCCGCCGCCGCGGGCCGCAACTTCTGCCGGGGCTGTTCAACCATGACGAGCAGGGCTGCGTACGCAGCCTGGCGGCGCTGGCCATGCTGGAGACCGACACGCTGATCCCCGGCCACGGGCCGGTGTGGCGGGGGCCTATCCGGGAAGCCGTTCGGCAGGCGACACCTGCTTGAGTTCGAGGTTCTCCCGCAGCGTGGCACCGCTGTACTCAGTGCGGAACACGCTGCGCTCCTGCAGCAGGGGCACCACGGTGTCGACGAACTCGTCGAGGCCATGCGGCGTGAGGTGGGGCACCAGGATGAACCCGTCGCAGGCATCCGACTGCACATAGTGGTCGATCTCGGCGGCGACGTGGTCGGCGGTGCCGACGAACTGCTGGCGGCTGGTGACGGCGATGACGAGTTCCCGGATGGACAGGTTCTCGGCTTCGGCGCGTTCGCGCCAGGCAGCGGCCAACGCCTTGGGGTCGCCGTGGCGGACCCGTCCCTGGGTGACCGTGGGATCGTCGGCGGGTTCGACGTCGGGAAGCGGACCGTCGGGGTCGTATCCCGACAGATCGCGTTGCCAGACCTGTTCGAGCATCGCGATGGCGGTCTGGGGGCTGACCTGTTGGCTGCGGATGTGGCGGGCCTTGTCCTCGGCATCGGCGGCACTGTCGCCGAGCACGAATGTCACACCGGGAAACACCTTGAGCTGGTCGGGATCTCGGCCGTTGGCGGCGGCACGGGCTTTGACGTCGGCGTAGTAGCGTTGCCCGGCTTCCAGCGTCCCGTGCACGGTGAACAGCGCGTCGGCGTGTTTGGCGCCGAAGTCGCGGCCCTCGTCTGAGTCGCCGGCCTGCAGCAGGATCGGGTGACCCTGCGGGGTGGCGGGAAGTGTGGCGATGCCGCGGATGTCGAACTGGTGTCCGTGGTGGGTGACGGTGTGAATGCTGTCGATGTCGAGGTAGACGCCGGCGGCGGTGTCGGCCACGACCGCGCCGGGAGCCCAACTGTCCCAGAACTCCCGGGCGACGGTGACGAACTCTTCGGCGCGGCGGTACCGGTCGGCATGGTCGAGGAAGCCGCCGCGGCGGAAGTTCTCCCCGGTGAACGCATCCGACGAGGTGACCATGTTCCAGGCTGCCCGCCCGTCGGACAGGTGGTCGAGGGTGGCGAATTGTCGTGCCACCTCGAAAGGTTCGTTGAAGGTGGTGTTGATGGTTCCGGCCAGGCCGAGATGGTCGGTGACGGCGGCCAGCGCGGCGAGCACGGTGAAAGTGTCCGGTCGTCCGACGACGTCGAGGTCGTGGATGCGGCCGCGATGCTCGCGCAGCCGCAGCCCTTCGGCGAGGAAGAAGAAGTCGAACAGCCCACGCTCGGCGGTGCGCGCCAGGTGGATGAAGGAGTCGAAGTCGACTTGGCTGCCCGACGTCGGATCCGACCACACCGTGGTGTTGTTGACCCCGGGGAAGTGCGCGGCGAGATGAATTTGCTTGCGCTGCTTGCCTTGCCGTGTCATGCCGCCAGCCCCCAGCGTCGGGCCAGCAGTTCGTGGGAACGCAGGCGGTCGGTGTGGCGGTGGGTGGCGGTGGTGACCACCAGTTCGTCGGCGCCGGTGACCCGTTGCAGCGCCGAAAGCTTGTCGGCGACCTCGTCGGCGTCTCCCACGAACTGGGTGGCGAGGCGGTCCTCGACGACGGCGCGCTGTTCGTCGGTCAGCGCCGGGCAGGCATCGGGGTCCGGGTAGGGCACCGCACCGCCCTGTGCCCGAATCGAATACACCCAGTGGCCGAACGGCGCCGCGAGGTGGCGGGCCGTCGCGGAATCGTCGGCGACGAGGACGTCGGCGGAGACCACAACATAGGGCTTCGACAGGAACGGCGACGGGCTGAACGCCGCCCGGTAGGCGTCGACGGCCTCCAGGGCGGTGCCGGGGGTGCTGTGGTAGCTCGCCACGAACGGCAGGCCGCGGGCTCCGGCGACCGCCGCGCTCTGCCCCTTGCTGCTGCCGAAGACCCACGGAGTCAGGGCCGAGCCCTCTCCGGGTACGGCGCGGACCGGGTACCCGTCGGCGGTGTGTTTGCCTTCCAGCAAGGCCAGGATGTCACCGACCTGGTCGGCGAAGTCCGGTGGCTGGGCCTCCGGCTGGGTCAGCACCGTGGCAAGTGCACGCATCTTCGGGCTCGCCAACAGCAACCGGACGTCGAACTGAGGTGGGATCACCACGCCATCGACGTCACGCCAATCCTGTTGATCGGAAGCCTCTTTCGGTGCCGGACCGCCCTTCTCGACTTCTCGGCGCCGCTGCCCCGATCGGCCCAGCCCCAGGTCGATGCGGCCGGGGTGGAAGGCATCGAGGATACCGAAGCTCTCCACGACAGACAGTGCGGTGGTGTAGCCGAGTTGGACCGCGGCAGCGCCGACCCTGATGCGTTCGGTGGCCGCGGCGATCTGCCCGATCAGCACCGCCGGGCGGGAGCTGGCGACGGCGACGAAGTGGTGTTCGGCGACCCAGTAGCGCCGGTATCCCCAGCCTTCGGCGTGCCGGGCCAGATCGACCGAATTGCTCAGTGCCGCAGCGGCATCGGAGCCATCGCTGATGGGCGAGAGATCCAAGATGGACAGTGGGACAGTCATGACAACCTCACCGGGGCGTAACGGTTTGTGGCGGCCGGCAGCCCGAACCGCTCTCGCAGTGTCTCGCCGTCGCGGTAACTCGACCGGAAGCGGCCTGCACGCTGCAGTGCCGGAACCACCTCGTCGGTGATCACGGGCAGGTCGGTGGCGGTGACCGCGGGGCGCAGCCGGAATCCGTCGGCGCCGGCGTCGTGCCATGCGAGCAGAAGATTCACCAATTCTGCTGGGGTACCGCCCCATACCAGCGCGTCCGAGCGCAGGTCGGTGTCCCCGGTGAAGCTCACCGCCACGTCGGCGATCACTTTGAGATGGGCGCCGCCGGCCGCGGCGACCTCACCCAGGATAGAGCCGAGGGACGCCTCGTCGGTCGGCGTGACGAACACGATATCGGTGGAACCGGAAGCGAATTCGTAGACCGGCGCCGCGTGGGCCAAGGCAGCGACCACCGGCTGACCCTGCGGCGGCCGGGGCGTGATCGAGGGTCCCTTCACCGAGAAGTAGCGGCCGGTGAAGTCGATGTAGTGCAGCCTGTCGCGGTCGATGTAGCGCCCGCTGGGCACGTCACGGATCACCGCGTCGTCCTCCCAGCTGTCCCACAGCCGGCGTACCACTTCGACGGCATCGGCTGCCTCACCGAACAATTCGCCGGGCTCGGGCTTGGCTCTGCGGCCGAACAGGGCCGCGGCCTGGGTGCTGGGGCTGACCCGCACCTGCCAGCCCGCGCGACCGCCCGAGACGTAGTCCAGGGTTGCGATCGCCTTGGAGAGGTGGAACGGCTCGGTGTGCGTCACGGTGGCGACGGGGATCAGTCCGATGTGCCGCGTCACCGGTGCGATCCGCGCCGCCACCAGGACGGCGTCTGGGCGCACGGCCGGCGGGTAGGTGTCGAAGGTGTCCTCGACCGTCAGGAAGTCCAGCAGACCCTGTTCGGCGATGCCCGCCGCCCGGGCCCAGTGCCGGCCGCTGGTCACCGGTGCCGCGGCCGGGTCGGCCGACAGCGTGCGCCGCCAGGCCTCGGGGTGCCAGCCGTACCCGTCGAGCGCGACGCCGAGATGGAGCGGTTTCACGGTTGCACGAGTTTCTCGAAGGCGACCGGGTACCCCTCGCCTGCTGCGGGCAGCGGCTCGCTCAGTCGGGTGTAGCCGTGGGACAGGTACAGCGCTTCGGCTTCGGGTTGACGGTCCCCGGTGGTCAAGTAGATCCGCCGATAGCCACGCTCGACGATCTCGGCCTCGAGTGCGTCGAGCAGGCGGCCGGCGTGGCCGCGGCGACGGAATCGGTTGTCGGTCCAGATCCGCTTGAGTTCGGCGGTCTCGTGCCCGTCGACCACACCGAACCTGCGGAACGCGCCACCGGTCACCGGCTCGCCGTCGAGAAGGCCGATCAACAATCCGCCGTGCGGCGGCGCGAACTCGTCGCCGGGGTAGTTGCGCAGGCCGCCCAGAACCGCATCGACCGACCCGCCATAGCGGGTCGCATACTCCACGGCGAGCTCGCCCAGCAGGGGCTGAGCCAGGTCGTCATCCTGTCGAACGCGGACGAACCGCAATTCGCTGCCGGCGGTCACAGT encodes:
- a CDS encoding LLM class flavin-dependent oxidoreductase, which gives rise to MTVPLSILDLSPISDGSDAAAALSNSVDLARHAEGWGYRRYWVAEHHFVAVASSRPAVLIGQIAAATERIRVGAAAVQLGYTTALSVVESFGILDAFHPGRIDLGLGRSGQRRREVEKGGPAPKEASDQQDWRDVDGVVIPPQFDVRLLLASPKMRALATVLTQPEAQPPDFADQVGDILALLEGKHTADGYPVRAVPGEGSALTPWVFGSSKGQSAAVAGARGLPFVASYHSTPGTALEAVDAYRAAFSPSPFLSKPYVVVSADVLVADDSATARHLAAPFGHWVYSIRAQGGAVPYPDPDACPALTDEQRAVVEDRLATQFVGDADEVADKLSALQRVTGADELVVTTATHRHTDRLRSHELLARRWGLAA
- a CDS encoding GNAT family N-acetyltransferase, with amino-acid sequence MTVTAGSELRFVRVRQDDDLAQPLLGELAVEYATRYGGSVDAVLGGLRNYPGDEFAPPHGGLLIGLLDGEPVTGGAFRRFGVVDGHETAELKRIWTDNRFRRRGHAGRLLDALEAEIVERGYRRIYLTTGDRQPEAEALYLSHGYTRLSEPLPAAGEGYPVAFEKLVQP
- a CDS encoding NtaA/DmoA family FMN-dependent monooxygenase (This protein belongs to a clade of FMN-dependent monooxygenases, within a broader family of flavin-dependent oxidoreductases, the luciferase-like monooxygenase (LMM) family, some of whose members use coenzyme F420 rather than FMN.), encoding MTRQGKQRKQIHLAAHFPGVNNTTVWSDPTSGSQVDFDSFIHLARTAERGLFDFFFLAEGLRLREHRGRIHDLDVVGRPDTFTVLAALAAVTDHLGLAGTINTTFNEPFEVARQFATLDHLSDGRAAWNMVTSSDAFTGENFRRGGFLDHADRYRRAEEFVTVAREFWDSWAPGAVVADTAAGVYLDIDSIHTVTHHGHQFDIRGIATLPATPQGHPILLQAGDSDEGRDFGAKHADALFTVHGTLEAGQRYYADVKARAAANGRDPDQLKVFPGVTFVLGDSAADAEDKARHIRSQQVSPQTAIAMLEQVWQRDLSGYDPDGPLPDVEPADDPTVTQGRVRHGDPKALAAAWRERAEAENLSIRELVIAVTSRQQFVGTADHVAAEIDHYVQSDACDGFILVPHLTPHGLDEFVDTVVPLLQERSVFRTEYSGATLRENLELKQVSPAERLPG
- a CDS encoding LLM class flavin-dependent oxidoreductase, whose amino-acid sequence is MKPLHLGVALDGYGWHPEAWRRTLSADPAAAPVTSGRHWARAAGIAEQGLLDFLTVEDTFDTYPPAVRPDAVLVAARIAPVTRHIGLIPVATVTHTEPFHLSKAIATLDYVSGGRAGWQVRVSPSTQAAALFGRRAKPEPGELFGEAADAVEVVRRLWDSWEDDAVIRDVPSGRYIDRDRLHYIDFTGRYFSVKGPSITPRPPQGQPVVAALAHAAPVYEFASGSTDIVFVTPTDEASLGSILGEVAAAGGAHLKVIADVAVSFTGDTDLRSDALVWGGTPAELVNLLLAWHDAGADGFRLRPAVTATDLPVITDEVVPALQRAGRFRSSYRDGETLRERFGLPAATNRYAPVRLS